A region of Veillonellaceae bacterium DNA encodes the following proteins:
- a CDS encoding MetQ/NlpA family ABC transporter substrate-binding protein → MLKKLIITGLCALSAAAVITGCGSDAKPAASSAQSAPAEKKEITVGATAGPHAEVVEAAAKEAEKNGLKVNVKEFSDYITPDQALADGDLDLVVYQHEPFLNNFNKQHNTNLVPIGKAILMRMGIYSNKYKDVKDIPDGATISIPNDPTNEGRGLQLLEKAGLIKLKEGVGMKATPADVTENPKHLKFNELEAAQLPRSLDDVAASVITMNYVMSAGLSPKDQGIFLESKDTPLAVMIIAAREKDKNQPAYKKFVQAYQSDAVKKFIAEKYKGTIEPAWD, encoded by the coding sequence ATGTTAAAGAAACTGATTATCACCGGCCTTTGCGCACTCTCCGCAGCAGCAGTCATCACCGGCTGCGGTTCTGACGCTAAGCCGGCAGCATCCTCTGCCCAGTCTGCTCCTGCAGAAAAGAAGGAAATTACGGTTGGCGCAACAGCCGGCCCGCACGCTGAGGTTGTTGAAGCAGCTGCCAAAGAAGCTGAAAAGAACGGCCTCAAGGTCAATGTAAAGGAATTCTCCGACTACATTACCCCGGATCAGGCGCTTGCTGATGGAGATCTTGATCTCGTAGTTTACCAGCACGAACCATTCCTGAACAACTTCAATAAGCAACACAACACAAACCTCGTTCCGATTGGAAAAGCTATTCTGATGCGCATGGGTATTTACTCCAACAAGTACAAGGATGTCAAGGATATTCCTGACGGCGCTACCATTTCCATTCCTAATGACCCGACAAATGAAGGGCGCGGACTCCAGCTTCTTGAAAAAGCCGGCCTGATCAAGCTCAAGGAAGGCGTAGGCATGAAAGCTACTCCTGCAGACGTTACGGAAAACCCGAAGCATCTGAAATTCAATGAACTGGAAGCCGCTCAGCTCCCAAGAAGCCTTGACGATGTTGCCGCTTCTGTCATTACAATGAACTATGTCATGAGCGCAGGCCTGTCTCCAAAGGATCAGGGCATCTTCCTTGAATCCAAGGACACCCCGCTTGCTGTCATGATTATTGCTGCCAGAGAAAAAGATAAAAATCAGCCTGCTTACAAGAAATTCGTACAGGCTTACCAGTCTGATGCAGTCAAGAAATTCATTGCAGAAAAATATAAAGGAACGATTGAACCTGCCTGGGATTAA
- a CDS encoding MFS transporter: MKITTLFPALGVKNYRVFWITQWIALIGFWLQLTTQQWLVYKMTDSAFLLGLLSACQFTPSLLFTLGTGLWIDHHNKRKILMGTQSLYMLQALLLGLLLLSGHETYGWLLFFAFFLGTIDAFDMPARMTFMPELVGKEALHSAVSLNSTNFNITRMVGPLLAAFLLNYLSYSDIFFLNAVSLIPILFAYAKMNVNTPVIQETNKKPLHEIREGIAEARKNPIIFGNLLAAGIVSSLILNMGTYGPLFADRVLHTGLDGFGSILFAAGAGSMASGILSATSSTHYSQRFIFTAAGLCGLLLMVVSYISWTIPALFMFALLGFVTILFMVNCNTAIQMASPPEYLGRIMGLYTFVFLGSAPFGSLLVSAIIEYMGTSLGLAIVGLFEIILILLTAKTYSKQK, translated from the coding sequence ATGAAAATTACAACCTTATTCCCTGCCCTGGGTGTAAAGAACTACAGAGTATTCTGGATTACGCAGTGGATTGCGCTCATCGGTTTCTGGCTGCAGCTGACAACACAGCAGTGGCTCGTATATAAAATGACCGATTCTGCGTTCCTTTTAGGCCTTTTATCTGCATGCCAGTTCACCCCTTCCCTTTTATTCACACTGGGGACAGGGCTTTGGATCGATCATCACAATAAGAGAAAAATACTGATGGGAACACAGTCCCTTTATATGCTGCAGGCACTTCTTTTGGGCCTGCTCCTTCTCTCCGGGCATGAAACGTATGGATGGCTTTTATTCTTTGCCTTTTTCCTGGGAACGATCGATGCCTTCGATATGCCTGCCCGCATGACTTTCATGCCTGAATTGGTAGGAAAAGAAGCGCTTCACAGTGCAGTCAGCCTGAATTCAACCAATTTCAATATCACCAGAATGGTGGGACCGCTGCTTGCCGCTTTTCTTCTGAACTATCTCTCTTACAGTGATATTTTCTTCCTTAATGCGGTTTCTCTCATCCCTATACTCTTTGCCTATGCCAAAATGAACGTGAATACTCCCGTCATTCAGGAGACCAATAAAAAACCGCTTCATGAAATCCGCGAGGGCATTGCCGAGGCACGAAAGAATCCGATTATTTTCGGCAATCTTCTGGCAGCCGGAATCGTAAGCAGTCTGATCCTGAATATGGGTACTTACGGACCGCTCTTTGCAGACAGGGTACTTCACACAGGACTTGATGGATTCGGATCCATTCTCTTTGCCGCAGGGGCCGGTTCCATGGCAAGCGGAATACTTTCTGCCACATCCAGCACGCATTATTCACAGCGGTTCATATTTACTGCAGCCGGCTTATGCGGCCTTCTCCTTATGGTCGTCAGCTACATTTCCTGGACAATCCCGGCGCTTTTCATGTTCGCCCTGCTCGGTTTTGTTACCATTCTCTTCATGGTAAACTGCAATACTGCAATCCAGATGGCATCGCCTCCTGAATACCTGGGAAGAATCATGGGCCTTTATACCTTTGTATTCCTGGGGAGCGCACCATTTGGTTCTCTCCTCGTCAGTGCAATCATTGAGTACATGGGAACCTCTTTAGGACTTGCCATCGTAGGTCTTTTTGAAATCATACTCATACTGCTCACAGCAAAAACTTATTCCAAGCAAAAATAA
- a CDS encoding glycosyltransferase family 9 protein, with the protein MKNSARRVDLKNKTIVIMYMLYFGDMVSITPFLEVLRREAEGSRIVLVMDSRFQESVKYNPNIDEIIPVDRNGKDKGLMATWNIGRQIGKLKPDVLIVLHGTSRTTLMGLAMHPKYWTGEEGTGFDHFFMDQPIVIETYNSHAVDKYLRVLQLLGVKDISHSGMRTYTCSDWEDKAREFFKSQKLPQNVKMAGFSVGSSTPEKNWPAENYGKVADHFFEKGFIPVFFGVKSELGLIQKAISSMKHGDKAVIAAGHLSMGEFIAAAGHCSIFFTNDSGPMYVADSRGIPTISMFGPSNAKFHHPLGPCSQAISSWDMPEGPEHVNKTIASGNYVPISKISVDRVIDAGEKALQKAEDL; encoded by the coding sequence ATGAAAAACTCTGCCCGTCGTGTCGATTTGAAAAACAAGACGATTGTTATTATGTACATGCTGTATTTTGGAGACATGGTTTCCATTACTCCTTTTCTTGAAGTGCTGAGAAGAGAAGCGGAAGGCTCCAGGATCGTCCTTGTCATGGACTCCAGATTCCAGGAATCTGTGAAGTATAATCCCAATATCGATGAAATTATTCCTGTCGACAGGAATGGAAAAGATAAGGGGCTTATGGCTACCTGGAATATCGGGCGGCAAATTGGAAAATTGAAGCCGGACGTCCTGATAGTTCTCCATGGGACATCAAGGACTACGCTGATGGGTCTTGCCATGCATCCTAAGTACTGGACGGGAGAAGAGGGAACGGGGTTCGATCACTTCTTCATGGATCAGCCGATTGTGATTGAGACATATAATTCTCATGCTGTAGACAAATACCTGAGAGTACTGCAGCTCTTGGGCGTAAAAGATATTTCTCACAGCGGGATGCGTACCTATACCTGCAGTGACTGGGAAGACAAGGCCAGGGAATTTTTCAAGTCGCAGAAATTACCGCAGAATGTAAAAATGGCCGGATTTTCTGTGGGAAGTTCTACGCCGGAAAAGAACTGGCCCGCTGAAAATTATGGGAAAGTCGCTGATCATTTCTTTGAGAAGGGATTCATTCCAGTTTTCTTTGGCGTCAAGTCAGAGCTGGGGCTGATCCAGAAGGCTATTTCCTCTATGAAACACGGGGATAAAGCGGTTATTGCGGCAGGCCATCTGAGCATGGGCGAATTTATTGCAGCGGCCGGTCATTGCTCCATTTTCTTTACCAATGACAGCGGACCCATGTATGTAGCAGACAGCCGCGGAATACCTACTATTTCCATGTTCGGACCGAGCAACGCAAAGTTCCATCATCCTTTGGGACCTTGTTCACAGGCAATTTCTTCCTGGGATATGCCTGAGGGACCCGAGCATGTGAATAAAACGATTGCATCAGGCAATTATGTGCCTATTTCTAAAATCAGTGTGGATCGAGTCATTGATGCAGGAGAGAAAGCATTACAAAAAGCAGAAGATTTGTAA